Proteins encoded in a region of the candidate division WOR-3 bacterium genome:
- a CDS encoding DegT/DnrJ/EryC1/StrS family aminotransferase, producing MRQHVGLVGTGYWGKNLVRVFSELGALAAVCDSDQGRLDRLGLAADVRRYEGYEQLLEDTAVDAVVIATPAAAHYKMCRQALEAGRDVMVEKPLALSVEQGQELVQLAEERGRILMVGHILRYHPAVGKLVRMIADGELGRVEYVYSNRLNLGKLRTEENILWSFAPHDISVILALVAERPVIVSSHGEAFLQRNVFDVTLTAIEFPNGVKAHTFVSWLHPFKEQRLVVVGSEQMAVFEDSRPQDKLVCYPHRVQWQAGKVPVAMKGERRVIEVSDAEPLLVECEHFLESCETRIPPRTDGYEGLAVLEVLATAEVSLKQGGKPVPLPAGSNGRCRHALSQAVHSSRQLVAAAVPTNQSRTQLLTNASPAMTRSNKAGEPAAGDSPLATLCLPCGVERRAEIQGTTSEISEVTGSRWPTLGILHPEVLTETGAGRGRDRGVEAPDTRSEARDCFIHPTAVVDDGAEIGAGSKVWHYTHVSTRARIGPRNILGQNVFVAEGVVTGANCKVQNNVSLYKGVVLEDDVFCGPSCVFTNVINPRAFLEKKSEFRPTLVKQGASIGANATVVCGHTLGRYCLIGAGAVVTRDVPDYALMIGVPARQQGWVCRCGERLRFAAGQTGCQKCGEQYEMENGKVKPRKALGAGHPTAGIRDNPDRFDWHQIRQESGIQRQSPGLRVQSASEQVINQASPPRLRDGHRSATIAFPMLDLKREYMYMKVDIDRALERVLEHQAWIMGPEVRELEAAIAQYVGTKYAVSCASGTDALVLALRSLALKRTGREYFTRQEEIITTPFTFTATGDAILRAGATPVFVDIEPTSFNIDPEKIRSAVNERTVGILPVHLYGQACAMDEIIAIARARSLFIVEDCAQSFGADLAGRKCGSFGDCAAFSFFPSKNLGGFGDGGMVTTNDADLARLCDMLRKHGGRDKYNVDQLGYNSRLDTLQGAILLAKLRYVDSFNDRRRRIAAWYNLALQNQAGVKAPALPRNGEHVFHQYTIRIPEAADRTQNTADRRRDRVAKKLAERGIASMVYYPVPLHKMRVFAGRSRAGSSLAESERAAAEVLSLPIEPLLSHEEVQTVIAAMEEALECQETVA from the coding sequence ATGAGACAGCACGTTGGGCTGGTTGGAACCGGATACTGGGGAAAGAATCTGGTCAGGGTATTCAGCGAGCTCGGAGCACTGGCCGCAGTTTGTGACTCGGACCAAGGCCGACTCGACAGACTCGGCCTTGCCGCAGACGTTAGGAGATATGAAGGCTACGAACAGCTGCTGGAGGATACCGCAGTTGATGCTGTAGTCATTGCTACGCCGGCTGCAGCTCACTACAAGATGTGCCGGCAGGCGCTTGAGGCCGGTCGTGACGTAATGGTCGAGAAACCGCTGGCACTGTCGGTCGAGCAGGGCCAGGAACTTGTCCAACTTGCCGAGGAACGCGGACGAATTCTAATGGTTGGCCACATCCTGCGCTACCATCCAGCGGTCGGCAAACTTGTTAGGATGATTGCCGATGGCGAATTGGGCCGGGTTGAGTACGTGTATTCCAACCGGCTGAATCTGGGAAAGCTCCGGACCGAGGAGAATATTCTCTGGAGCTTCGCACCGCACGATATTTCGGTCATCCTTGCGCTCGTCGCCGAGCGGCCGGTAATTGTGTCATCGCACGGCGAGGCGTTTCTACAGAGGAACGTTTTCGATGTCACCCTGACCGCGATTGAGTTTCCAAACGGAGTGAAAGCCCACACATTTGTTTCGTGGTTACACCCATTCAAAGAACAGCGGTTGGTCGTGGTTGGCAGCGAACAGATGGCGGTGTTTGAAGACTCACGCCCCCAGGACAAACTGGTCTGCTATCCGCACAGGGTGCAATGGCAGGCCGGCAAAGTCCCGGTAGCGATGAAGGGTGAGCGACGGGTCATTGAGGTGTCCGATGCCGAGCCCCTCTTGGTTGAATGTGAACACTTTCTTGAGAGCTGTGAGACGAGAATTCCGCCCCGCACCGATGGGTACGAAGGGCTCGCCGTGCTCGAAGTGCTCGCCACGGCCGAGGTGTCACTCAAACAGGGTGGCAAGCCGGTCCCCCTGCCCGCCGGGTCCAATGGACGCTGTCGCCACGCCCTGTCCCAAGCAGTGCACTCCAGCCGTCAACTCGTCGCCGCTGCTGTGCCGACGAACCAGTCCAGAACGCAGTTGCTGACCAATGCCAGCCCGGCCATGACCCGGAGCAACAAAGCCGGTGAGCCGGCAGCAGGCGATTCCCCGCTAGCCACCCTCTGTTTACCTTGCGGGGTCGAACGCAGAGCTGAAATTCAGGGTACAACATCCGAGATTTCGGAAGTCACTGGCTCCCGGTGGCCGACATTGGGCATCTTGCACCCCGAAGTCTTGACTGAAACCGGGGCAGGCCGAGGACGAGACCGCGGGGTTGAAGCTCCCGATACCCGGAGCGAGGCACGGGACTGTTTCATCCATCCGACCGCAGTGGTAGATGACGGTGCGGAAATCGGAGCCGGCAGCAAGGTTTGGCACTACACCCACGTCTCAACCCGGGCCCGCATTGGCCCGAGAAACATTCTCGGCCAGAACGTGTTCGTGGCCGAAGGCGTTGTGACTGGCGCCAACTGCAAGGTGCAGAACAACGTTTCTCTATACAAAGGAGTGGTACTCGAGGACGATGTTTTCTGCGGGCCGTCCTGCGTATTCACGAATGTCATTAATCCGCGTGCTTTCCTTGAGAAGAAGTCGGAGTTCAGACCGACCCTCGTGAAGCAGGGAGCGTCCATCGGCGCGAATGCAACCGTTGTATGCGGCCATACGCTCGGGCGGTACTGTCTCATCGGAGCGGGCGCGGTCGTAACCCGCGATGTGCCGGACTATGCGCTCATGATCGGTGTGCCGGCCCGTCAGCAGGGCTGGGTGTGCCGGTGTGGTGAACGGCTCCGGTTTGCAGCTGGGCAAACCGGCTGCCAGAAGTGTGGCGAGCAGTACGAAATGGAAAACGGCAAGGTGAAGCCGAGAAAGGCGTTGGGGGCCGGGCATCCGACAGCTGGAATCCGTGACAACCCGGACAGGTTTGACTGGCACCAGATCAGGCAAGAATCCGGGATTCAAAGGCAAAGTCCCGGCCTACGAGTACAAAGCGCTAGTGAACAAGTGATCAATCAGGCTTCGCCCCCGCGGCTCCGTGACGGGCATCGGTCGGCAACAATTGCTTTTCCGATGCTTGACCTCAAGCGGGAATATATGTACATGAAGGTCGATATTGACCGTGCACTCGAGCGGGTACTCGAACACCAGGCCTGGATAATGGGACCGGAGGTCAGGGAACTGGAGGCGGCGATTGCACAGTACGTTGGCACAAAGTACGCCGTGAGCTGCGCGTCCGGTACCGATGCTTTGGTACTAGCCTTGCGGTCCCTGGCGCTGAAACGCACCGGCCGGGAATACTTCACCCGGCAGGAGGAAATCATCACTACGCCGTTCACGTTCACTGCGACTGGTGACGCAATTCTGCGGGCTGGCGCGACACCGGTATTTGTGGACATCGAGCCGACGAGCTTCAACATTGACCCGGAGAAGATTCGGAGCGCGGTGAACGAACGTACGGTCGGCATCCTGCCGGTGCACTTGTACGGGCAGGCATGTGCGATGGACGAAATCATAGCCATTGCTCGCGCAAGAAGTCTGTTCATCGTCGAAGATTGTGCCCAGTCGTTTGGCGCCGACTTGGCTGGCCGTAAGTGTGGCTCGTTTGGTGACTGCGCCGCATTCAGCTTCTTTCCTTCGAAAAACCTGGGCGGCTTCGGCGACGGCGGCATGGTCACAACCAACGATGCGGACCTTGCCCGGCTCTGTGACATGCTGCGCAAGCATGGTGGCCGGGACAAGTACAACGTGGACCAGCTCGGGTATAACAGCCGACTAGACACGCTCCAGGGAGCGATACTCCTGGCCAAGCTCCGTTACGTTGATTCCTTCAACGACCGCCGGAGGAGAATTGCCGCCTGGTATAACCTTGCGCTCCAGAACCAGGCAGGGGTAAAGGCACCGGCGCTACCGCGTAACGGTGAGCACGTGTTCCACCAGTACACGATCAGAATACCGGAAGCAGCAGACAGGACACAAAATACTGCAGACCGGCGGCGTGACCGAGTAGCGAAAAAACTGGCGGAACGTGGAATAGCAAGCATGGTGTACTACCCTGTGCCACTGCACAAGATGAGAGTGTTCGCCGGCCGGTCACGAGCTGGCAGTAGCCTGGCTGAATCGGAGCGGGCGGCGGCCGAGGTGCTGTCGCTGCCGATAGAACCGCTACTTTCGCACGAGGAGGTCCAGACGGTGATCGCCGCGATGGAGGAAGCGCTCGAGTGTCAAGAAACCGTCGCCTGA